In Desulfomonile tiedjei DSM 6799, a genomic segment contains:
- a CDS encoding helicase HerA-like domain-containing protein, with amino-acid sequence MGTEPGVFVGKGAVPIVLNLGLANRHGLIAGATGTGKTVTLQVLAEGFSRHGVPVFMADVKGDLSGISKPGGSKPKLVERAKKLGMQNYGPEAFPTVFWDIFGEQGHPIRTTISDMGPLLAAQLLELNEIQEGVLNIAFKVADDNGLLLLDLKDLRSLLNFVSENAKELMETYGNVSKTSVAAILRGILSLEQQGGEKLFGEPALVLADLMRTDSKGYGVVNVLAADKLMDNPRLYATFMLWLMSELFEELPEVGDLEKPLLVFFFDEAHLLFDEAPKALLDRIEKVVRLVRSKGVGIYFISQNPLDIPDTILGQLGNRVQHALRAFTPRDEKAVRTAAQTFRQNPKIDTAVVITELKVGEALVSTLEPSGAPSIVQRALIAPPSSRIGPITPQERRQEINSSPLFGKYEDAIDRESAYEQLKSRSIRTMQREEPETETRTQTRTGYEPQRQQGWGLPDILTGSGKRDSVLEAMAKSAARSIGSSIGRQIVRGILGSILKK; translated from the coding sequence ATGGGGACTGAACCAGGCGTATTTGTGGGCAAAGGTGCTGTACCGATCGTTTTGAATCTCGGTCTTGCGAACCGGCACGGTCTCATCGCGGGAGCGACAGGCACGGGGAAAACCGTTACTCTTCAGGTTCTCGCCGAAGGTTTTTCCAGGCACGGTGTCCCGGTCTTTATGGCTGATGTGAAAGGCGACCTTTCGGGCATCAGCAAACCGGGGGGATCGAAACCCAAACTTGTCGAGCGAGCCAAAAAACTGGGGATGCAGAATTATGGCCCTGAAGCATTTCCGACAGTGTTCTGGGACATTTTCGGTGAACAGGGGCACCCGATTCGTACCACTATCTCGGATATGGGGCCTCTCCTGGCTGCACAGCTTCTGGAACTAAATGAGATCCAGGAAGGTGTTCTCAACATAGCCTTCAAAGTTGCCGATGATAATGGCTTGCTCTTATTGGATCTCAAAGATTTGCGGTCTCTGCTGAATTTCGTTTCCGAAAATGCCAAGGAGCTCATGGAGACGTACGGAAACGTCAGCAAGACTTCTGTTGCAGCCATCTTACGCGGCATTCTCTCTCTAGAGCAACAGGGAGGCGAAAAGCTTTTTGGAGAACCGGCACTGGTACTTGCAGATCTCATGCGAACGGATTCCAAAGGGTACGGTGTGGTAAATGTGCTCGCAGCAGATAAACTGATGGACAATCCTCGTCTCTATGCCACGTTCATGTTGTGGCTCATGTCGGAGTTATTCGAGGAATTGCCCGAAGTTGGGGATCTGGAAAAACCATTGCTCGTCTTCTTCTTCGATGAGGCGCATCTTCTGTTCGACGAAGCGCCGAAAGCTCTGCTCGACCGCATTGAGAAAGTGGTTCGGCTTGTCAGGTCCAAAGGCGTGGGCATTTACTTTATTTCTCAGAATCCTCTCGACATTCCCGATACGATTCTCGGACAACTTGGCAATCGTGTGCAACATGCTTTGCGAGCTTTCACGCCCCGGGACGAAAAGGCAGTTCGAACCGCGGCCCAGACGTTCAGACAGAACCCGAAAATCGATACTGCTGTCGTCATCACTGAACTGAAAGTAGGTGAAGCGCTCGTTTCAACCCTCGAACCCTCAGGAGCTCCGAGTATTGTTCAACGGGCACTCATTGCCCCGCCCTCTTCCAGGATCGGTCCCATCACCCCCCAGGAACGGAGACAAGAAATCAACTCCAGCCCATTGTTTGGTAAATACGAAGATGCTATCGATCGCGAATCTGCGTACGAACAGCTCAAGTCCCGGAGTATCCGAACTATGCAGAGAGAGGAACCCGAGACAGAGACTCGGACACAGACTCGGACCGGCTATGAACCGCAGAGACAGCAAGGTTGGGGATTGCCTGATATTTTGACCGGGTCGGGCAAGAGAGACAGCGTGCTGGAGGCTATGGCGAAAAGTGCTGCAAGAAGTATCGGAAGTTCCATCGGCAGGCAGATAGTGCGGGGGATTCTGGGATCGATCTTGAAGAAATAG
- a CDS encoding AAA family ATPase: MLQRLYVHNFRCLENFELPTKELSSALLIGKNGTGKSTIGIVLETLQGIARGRNRVGELVEERDFAGGRSDVPIRFELEVILGGKLFTYMLVLELPERFRELRVAEEQLLVSGDPVYSRREAQVILHETSQNIRAQFLMDWHLVALPVIQEQSEQDPLHHFRTWLARTVILAPIPVFMTGDASGDTLLPKRDGSNFGEWFSGLLGHYPAAYTKVEQFLKDVMPDIRDFEYERVGKDFKTMIVWFERKKKLDVKFERLSDGEKCFFLCAAALAANELYGPLFCFWDEPDNYLSLSEIGFVVAALRRSFGKSGQILITSHNPEAIRGFSDDNTFVLDRKSHLEPTVIRPLSDIPVKGDLVNAIIRGDVFDEHK, from the coding sequence ATGCTCCAAAGACTATATGTTCATAATTTCAGATGCCTGGAAAATTTTGAGCTGCCCACAAAAGAGTTGTCATCTGCTCTTTTGATTGGAAAAAACGGTACAGGCAAGTCAACTATTGGCATTGTATTGGAGACACTTCAGGGAATTGCGAGGGGCAGGAATAGGGTAGGGGAACTCGTCGAAGAAAGAGATTTTGCCGGAGGAAGGTCTGATGTTCCGATCCGGTTTGAGTTAGAAGTTATACTTGGCGGGAAATTGTTCACGTATATGCTGGTGTTGGAATTGCCGGAGAGATTCAGAGAGCTTCGTGTTGCTGAAGAGCAATTACTGGTGTCTGGAGATCCCGTTTATTCGCGCAGAGAAGCTCAAGTCATTCTTCACGAGACATCCCAAAATATTCGGGCTCAATTTCTCATGGATTGGCATCTCGTTGCCCTTCCTGTAATTCAGGAACAATCAGAGCAAGATCCGCTACATCATTTTCGGACTTGGCTTGCTCGCACTGTGATTTTGGCTCCGATCCCTGTCTTTATGACAGGCGATGCTAGTGGCGATACTCTGTTGCCGAAGCGAGATGGTTCGAATTTTGGGGAATGGTTTTCCGGGCTGCTCGGCCACTACCCTGCGGCCTACACAAAAGTTGAACAATTCCTCAAGGATGTTATGCCTGATATCAGGGATTTTGAATATGAACGTGTGGGCAAAGATTTCAAGACCATGATCGTTTGGTTTGAGAGGAAAAAGAAACTCGACGTAAAATTTGAGCGCTTATCTGACGGTGAGAAATGCTTTTTTCTTTGCGCTGCCGCCTTGGCTGCAAACGAATTGTATGGTCCGCTCTTTTGCTTCTGGGATGAACCTGACAACTATCTGTCATTATCGGAAATTGGATTTGTTGTTGCGGCTCTCCGGCGTTCATTCGGAAAAAGTGGCCAAATTTTAATCACATCTCATAACCCCGAAGCAATTCGCGGGTTTTCTGATGATAACACTTTTGTACTCGATCGTAAGAGCCATTTGGAGCCGACTGTTATCAGGCCGCTCAGCGACATACCCGTCAAAGGGGATCTTGTGAATGCCATAATTCGCGGTGACGTATTCGATGAGCATAAATAA
- a CDS encoding ABC transporter ATP-binding protein, which yields MKDYSRNELFREYVWELFDHAGIRAYFAILVLVAGGLTQGVGLLMLIPFLQLIGIGDSAPTGIVAAIGTVWNFTGLPLNLPAVLLVYIGIVTLYAAAQRWSTILNSKLSHAFTRKLRDDLFSAMARVQWLRFMQIRGSEINHVMTANLTTIDNGTYGLFALISTIFVVIVHIGIAMMLSVPLTCVAIISSGILLIVLRPLNRRSYALGEEWRQTMAALFGVLMDHLSGMKIAKSFGAEERHIRSFCRLSGALEQQANRFSAILSSTSMYYEIGGVVAVALFFFVGVQILHVPAAKLLVMVFLFGSLVPLFSWMQRTWQGTLNMLPAYKAVVEMRNRFHDAEEALAPAKIDPLELKTGVEFRRVSFSYIKEDPRYVLNEIDLVLAARETTVILGPSGGGKSTFADLLIGLLTPDSGQILIDGKPLSGDVIHSWRKSVGYVPQESLLFHETLQDNMRWAAPECSEDDIWHALRLAAAHEFVKNLPEGLNTVVGDRGVRLSGGQRQRIALARALLRKPTLLLLDEATSNLDVENEQRIMQALQDLRGTMTVVFISHRQSAVECADRVIVIEGGRAQ from the coding sequence ATGAAAGATTATTCAAGAAACGAGCTGTTTCGAGAATACGTATGGGAATTATTCGATCACGCGGGAATACGGGCATATTTTGCTATCCTCGTGTTGGTTGCGGGAGGCCTGACACAGGGAGTTGGATTGCTGATGCTCATTCCGTTTCTGCAATTGATCGGAATCGGGGATTCCGCACCCACAGGGATCGTCGCAGCTATCGGAACCGTCTGGAATTTCACCGGGCTTCCTCTGAATTTGCCTGCCGTGCTTCTCGTCTATATTGGAATAGTGACGCTCTATGCAGCAGCGCAACGCTGGTCCACGATACTTAACTCGAAGCTGTCACACGCATTCACGCGCAAACTTCGCGATGACCTGTTCAGCGCGATGGCGCGGGTTCAATGGCTCAGGTTCATGCAGATCAGAGGATCTGAAATTAACCACGTCATGACCGCCAATCTGACCACCATCGATAACGGTACGTACGGGCTCTTTGCCCTGATCAGCACGATTTTCGTGGTGATAGTGCACATCGGCATAGCAATGATGTTGTCTGTTCCGCTCACATGCGTAGCAATAATCAGTTCCGGCATTCTGCTGATCGTTTTGAGGCCTCTGAACCGCAGATCTTATGCCCTAGGTGAGGAATGGCGCCAAACCATGGCCGCTCTATTCGGGGTTTTGATGGATCACCTGTCCGGGATGAAAATCGCCAAGAGCTTCGGAGCTGAAGAACGGCATATTCGGAGTTTCTGCAGATTGAGCGGAGCCCTTGAGCAGCAAGCCAATCGATTTTCTGCAATTCTCTCATCCACGAGCATGTACTATGAAATCGGAGGGGTAGTTGCCGTGGCACTATTCTTCTTCGTAGGAGTTCAGATCCTTCACGTTCCTGCGGCAAAATTACTGGTTATGGTTTTTCTCTTTGGCAGTCTTGTGCCGCTGTTTTCGTGGATGCAGCGGACATGGCAGGGCACGTTGAATATGCTGCCTGCGTACAAAGCTGTAGTGGAAATGAGGAATCGGTTTCACGATGCTGAGGAAGCTTTGGCTCCAGCCAAGATAGATCCTCTTGAATTAAAGACAGGCGTAGAATTTCGGCGTGTGTCTTTCAGCTATATCAAAGAAGATCCGCGTTATGTTCTCAATGAAATAGATCTGGTCTTGGCTGCCAGAGAGACCACCGTCATTCTCGGGCCTTCAGGCGGTGGCAAAAGCACGTTCGCGGACTTGCTGATCGGCCTACTGACACCGGATTCCGGTCAGATCCTCATCGATGGCAAACCGCTTTCGGGAGACGTAATACATTCATGGCGCAAATCAGTGGGCTACGTTCCCCAGGAGAGCCTGCTCTTTCATGAGACCTTGCAGGACAACATGCGCTGGGCTGCTCCTGAATGTTCTGAAGATGACATCTGGCATGCATTGAGGCTGGCTGCTGCACATGAATTTGTGAAAAACCTGCCCGAGGGGCTCAACACGGTCGTAGGAGACAGGGGAGTACGGCTTTCAGGAGGACAGCGCCAAAGGATCGCCCTAGCCCGGGCATTGTTGCGAAAACCCACGTTGCTGCTGCTGGACGAAGCAACGAGCAATCTGGACGTTGAGAACGAGCAACGGATCATGCAAGCACTTCAGGATCTGCGAGGCACCATGACTGTGGTTTTTATCTCCCATCGACAATCTGCAGTGGAGTGCGCAGACAGAGTAATCGTGATTGAAGGCGGACGAGCTCAGTAA
- a CDS encoding glycosyltransferase family 4 protein, with protein MQRMIWKLMRFLYALGTPHLEQPANRHDGTNNALYRLMVWTANQLKVLIPLHIRTEIFNRILAITSKTTGKTENGIPSHVDNFKQSWGVNIIGCFKGELGIGESARSSLRAFSTIPVAVNAVDYRLGFKSRMNEEVFHELKNSIKPYDINLFHVNGDLTLAAYNEMGSDLCNGAYNIGYWVWETTEMPSQWLYATQVLDEIWTASNFCREVIGKKVALPVVRIPHNVSPVAAAQVGREEFGIPKDGFVFLNMADFFSTPERKNPIGCVSAFFKAFGKRPKDIYLVLKISNSKNRPEILETIKKLAKDNESLILLDDYLDRGRVNALISCCDCYVSLHRAEGFGLPLAEAMYFGKPVIATAWSGNMDFMNEDNSFPVRYSLVPIEHDVDHYTRGASWAEPDLDHAAELMKKVVSCPEMVRQISENARETIHGHYSPESVGTMILHRLNAIRDERECRNGSKKQPHQV; from the coding sequence ATGCAGAGAATGATATGGAAATTGATGAGGTTTTTGTACGCCCTTGGGACACCTCATCTTGAACAACCTGCGAATCGACATGACGGTACGAATAATGCGTTATACAGATTGATGGTATGGACGGCGAATCAACTAAAAGTATTAATCCCCTTACACATAAGGACAGAAATATTTAACCGGATCTTGGCGATCACATCTAAAACAACCGGAAAAACCGAGAATGGTATTCCATCGCATGTTGACAATTTCAAACAATCCTGGGGCGTGAACATTATCGGCTGTTTCAAAGGTGAGCTAGGGATTGGAGAATCGGCTCGTTCAAGTCTGCGAGCATTCTCGACCATCCCGGTTGCAGTGAATGCCGTAGACTATCGCTTGGGGTTCAAATCCAGGATGAATGAAGAGGTTTTTCATGAACTGAAAAATTCCATCAAACCCTACGACATTAATCTTTTCCACGTTAATGGAGATCTCACACTGGCAGCATATAATGAGATGGGCAGCGATCTATGCAATGGTGCTTATAACATCGGATATTGGGTATGGGAAACAACGGAAATGCCTAGTCAGTGGCTGTATGCCACACAAGTGCTGGACGAGATTTGGACAGCGTCAAATTTTTGTCGTGAAGTCATAGGAAAGAAAGTTGCTTTGCCTGTTGTACGCATTCCTCATAACGTTTCCCCCGTTGCGGCTGCGCAAGTCGGTCGGGAGGAATTTGGAATTCCCAAGGATGGATTCGTATTTCTCAATATGGCCGATTTCTTCAGTACTCCCGAACGAAAGAATCCAATAGGCTGCGTGTCGGCTTTTTTCAAGGCTTTTGGAAAACGACCCAAGGACATTTATCTTGTGTTGAAGATAAGCAATTCGAAGAATCGGCCGGAAATACTGGAAACCATCAAGAAACTTGCTAAGGACAACGAGAGCCTCATCTTGCTGGACGATTATTTGGATCGAGGAAGAGTTAACGCCCTTATTTCATGTTGTGACTGTTATGTATCGCTGCACAGAGCAGAAGGATTCGGACTTCCTTTGGCTGAGGCAATGTATTTTGGAAAACCTGTCATTGCAACTGCTTGGTCAGGGAACATGGATTTTATGAATGAGGACAACTCCTTTCCTGTCAGGTATTCCCTGGTGCCAATTGAGCACGATGTCGATCACTATACTCGCGGTGCCAGTTGGGCGGAACCGGACCTCGATCACGCAGCCGAACTCATGAAGAAAGTAGTTTCTTGTCCGGAAATGGTTCGACAGATAAGTGAGAATGCCCGGGAAACCATTCACGGTCACTATTCTCCGGAATCTGTAGGTACAATGATTTTACATAGACTGAATGCAATTCGAGATGAACGAGAATGCAGAAACGGAAGCAAAAAACAACCTCATCAGGTGTAG
- a CDS encoding lipopolysaccharide biosynthesis protein: protein MFRVGTNATANYLGTLFAGGIAFFAIPLYYWFLGAEAYGIVGLYLVFESLLLPLDMSLAGTMNRELSRISVSEDSSETSRGFVRSLEYPVIIVGLFFGLIIILASSFIADNWLKVQKISPESVSFALVLMGALITVRCPFLLYSSSLVGLQRQVLYNVLLVGNTTLKTGGSFIVLWKVSGTIEAFFLWQIAASCCETALARYALYKSLPRTEELESRPSWRKLLRLRQFSAGLGGIGVTALILTQMDKIVLSKILPLDLFGNYMLIWAISGIVLKCSAPLYTSFFPQLARITYSDDRSRLIAFYHSCCQIMAVIVVPVSITLILYSQSILGLASGNRAIADSSALAMSLLVVGNMCSALYQIPYALQLAYGWTSLNLMINSAAIVVLLPLLWLFATHFGIVGAATIWLLINGSYLLFGIPAMHRKILPAEKIVYYIQDLARPALPAILTAILLFFLMPKQENWVVLAASALFVLSASGITSLLAAGRVRSLAFDLFRHRDNIWKKLSESSYTDHR, encoded by the coding sequence ATGTTTAGAGTAGGCACGAATGCAACGGCGAATTATTTAGGCACCTTGTTTGCCGGAGGCATCGCTTTCTTTGCAATTCCCTTGTATTACTGGTTCCTCGGTGCAGAAGCGTACGGAATTGTGGGATTGTATCTTGTTTTTGAATCCTTATTACTGCCCTTGGACATGAGTCTGGCAGGAACCATGAATAGAGAACTATCACGGATTTCCGTGTCGGAGGATTCGAGCGAGACATCGAGAGGTTTTGTGCGGAGCCTTGAGTATCCGGTAATAATCGTAGGTTTGTTCTTTGGGCTTATCATAATACTCGCATCATCGTTTATAGCCGACAACTGGTTGAAGGTGCAAAAAATCTCCCCGGAGTCCGTCTCTTTCGCTCTGGTGCTCATGGGAGCGCTCATCACAGTCAGATGTCCTTTCCTTTTGTATTCCAGCTCGTTGGTCGGGCTTCAGAGGCAGGTTCTTTATAACGTGCTGTTGGTGGGGAATACCACATTAAAAACTGGAGGATCGTTCATTGTACTTTGGAAAGTCTCCGGCACAATCGAGGCTTTCTTCCTGTGGCAGATAGCGGCAAGTTGTTGCGAGACTGCGTTGGCCCGCTATGCTCTGTACAAATCGCTTCCGAGAACCGAAGAACTCGAGTCACGTCCGAGTTGGAGGAAGCTTCTACGACTGAGACAATTTTCAGCAGGCCTGGGAGGAATTGGAGTTACAGCTCTTATCCTCACGCAAATGGACAAAATCGTTTTGAGCAAAATTTTGCCTCTCGATTTGTTCGGAAATTATATGTTGATCTGGGCTATTTCCGGAATCGTTTTGAAATGCTCGGCACCACTTTACACCTCGTTTTTTCCTCAATTGGCCCGCATCACGTATTCTGACGATCGATCCCGGCTAATTGCATTTTATCACTCCTGTTGCCAAATTATGGCAGTCATTGTAGTTCCCGTATCGATCACGCTCATTTTGTACTCCCAGAGCATTCTGGGACTTGCTTCAGGCAATCGTGCTATCGCCGATTCCTCGGCTTTGGCAATGAGTCTTCTTGTCGTAGGAAACATGTGTAGCGCCCTGTACCAGATTCCATATGCGTTACAGTTGGCATACGGCTGGACATCTCTCAACTTGATGATCAACTCTGCTGCGATTGTGGTTCTGCTCCCGTTACTTTGGCTGTTCGCAACGCATTTTGGCATTGTGGGCGCTGCCACAATATGGTTGTTGATAAACGGGTCATACCTGCTCTTCGGAATTCCTGCAATGCATCGCAAGATTTTACCTGCCGAGAAAATCGTTTACTATATACAAGATTTGGCTCGACCGGCGTTACCCGCAATTCTTACTGCTATTCTTCTGTTCTTCTTAATGCCCAAACAGGAAAACTGGGTGGTTCTGGCAGCTTCAGCACTATTCGTACTATCTGCTTCGGGAATTACGTCCTTGCTCGCTGCCGGCAGGGTAAGATCTTTGGCATTCGATCTATTTCGGCACCGTGACAATATATGGAAGAAATTGAGTGAATCATCGTACACCGATCACAGGTAA
- a CDS encoding B12-binding domain-containing radical SAM protein: MSKTNKRVLFINPTKKRRTETDRVHLGFCLLGSILSDAGHETRVLDLSFLQHVTDAAIIKDAQWHVQDFRPDVIGISVFSFLHRETVVLLRELETIWNGTVLLGGPHFAVFPEDFREFPNVDYVVRGEAENVILDILQPNTLTSNPTYIDAKPTNPDRIPRADLSVVYGNQHMTVFQIQLSRGCNYQCSFCSVHRVAGRQIRSRRIEECLEEIIAARSEFPAISNIVITDDCPGYDSLRLKQFLRLMAQSCQGVRLYIDNMRADIVDEELLELYVAAGGENICLGAESGHPEVFKKVHKGESLEKIRAAAGLVKKHNLLLGLCFIIGLPGDTPERHYHSVRFARSLEPDYCYWNMVVPWPGTAVYKWYEENGTVEDQRNFTTLVNDRAQFDSPICDSREFPKRELIRAWLIANMETHDLLVNPIALPKIMYLSIKYRILGSFLAYCIRLLRSPSKFMAFINRGIQIRWGKIRSILQGVSNK, encoded by the coding sequence ATGTCGAAGACAAACAAACGCGTCCTGTTTATTAACCCTACAAAAAAGAGAAGAACCGAAACCGACCGTGTTCATCTCGGGTTCTGTCTGTTGGGAAGCATTCTTTCCGATGCCGGGCATGAAACAAGAGTGCTGGACTTGAGCTTCCTCCAGCATGTTACAGATGCCGCGATTATCAAAGATGCTCAGTGGCACGTTCAGGACTTTCGTCCCGACGTGATAGGCATTTCAGTGTTTTCGTTTCTTCACAGAGAGACCGTTGTTCTCTTGCGGGAACTGGAGACGATTTGGAACGGAACAGTGCTCCTTGGAGGACCGCATTTTGCCGTTTTCCCTGAGGATTTTCGAGAGTTTCCCAACGTCGACTATGTCGTTCGCGGTGAAGCGGAAAATGTAATTCTGGATATTTTGCAGCCAAACACATTAACGAGCAATCCTACGTACATCGATGCCAAACCTACAAATCCCGATAGAATACCTCGTGCCGATCTGAGCGTCGTTTATGGAAATCAACATATGACTGTTTTCCAGATTCAACTGAGCAGAGGATGCAATTATCAATGCAGCTTTTGTAGTGTTCACCGCGTTGCGGGCAGACAGATACGTTCGCGTAGGATCGAAGAATGTCTCGAGGAAATCATCGCGGCACGATCGGAGTTCCCGGCTATCAGTAACATTGTTATTACCGACGACTGTCCCGGGTACGACTCACTCAGGCTCAAGCAATTTCTGCGACTCATGGCGCAATCATGTCAAGGAGTTCGGCTCTACATTGACAATATGAGAGCGGATATTGTCGATGAGGAGCTTTTGGAGCTTTATGTTGCCGCAGGTGGAGAAAATATATGCCTCGGTGCGGAAAGCGGACATCCGGAAGTGTTCAAGAAAGTGCATAAGGGGGAATCGCTCGAGAAAATCCGCGCGGCAGCAGGATTAGTCAAAAAGCATAATCTCCTTCTCGGCCTGTGCTTCATTATAGGTCTCCCCGGCGACACGCCTGAGAGACATTATCATTCTGTCAGATTCGCTCGATCGCTCGAACCTGATTATTGCTATTGGAACATGGTTGTTCCCTGGCCGGGTACTGCCGTGTACAAATGGTATGAAGAAAATGGAACTGTGGAAGACCAGCGCAATTTTACAACTCTGGTGAACGATCGAGCGCAATTCGACAGTCCTATATGCGATTCTCGCGAATTCCCCAAACGGGAATTGATTCGGGCCTGGCTGATAGCCAATATGGAAACGCACGATCTCCTGGTCAATCCGATAGCCCTTCCCAAGATCATGTACTTATCGATAAAATACAGAATACTCGGCTCTTTTCTGGCATACTGTATCAGGTTATTACGTTCACCTTCAAAATTCATGGCCTTCATCAACCGCGGTATACAGATACGTTGGGGGAAAATTCGCTCAATTCTTCAAGGCGTATCCAACAAGTGA
- a CDS encoding FkbM family methyltransferase: MPITTHPHGLLFSIVNFYRTLIPESARTWIGPHLVPVLMVLCRGRIDTETYTAFLDVTDMGGRGIFFEHFRTGSWLLEPREMELFKECIRLNPESTVIDLGANYGAYTLEASCCSSDRPGPTIIAVEPNPRIFKFLAKSVAYNKLDKVMLVNAAVTDTLNKKMYLAVTPSSGSSYISASPSRRSSGLEVKGLTLDSILEERHISRTDKFIMKMDVEGSEPAALRGMARTLAESAGFQMLLEFNPPALELQGERPIDLLQSLSDLKPEIFLDLKNPRHDLVTMSDYTRFMKKVYETEGQYTNLFLSRGLRVPKSLTLLPPNSEPAIQ, from the coding sequence ATGCCTATTACGACACATCCGCATGGATTACTTTTTTCGATTGTGAACTTCTACCGTACCCTGATTCCGGAAAGTGCGCGAACATGGATTGGACCCCATCTCGTACCGGTTCTCATGGTTTTATGCAGAGGCAGAATAGATACGGAGACCTATACTGCATTCCTCGACGTTACCGATATGGGGGGGCGCGGAATTTTTTTCGAGCATTTCAGGACAGGCTCCTGGCTCCTGGAACCGCGTGAGATGGAGCTTTTCAAAGAGTGTATCCGACTGAATCCCGAGAGCACTGTCATAGACTTGGGAGCCAATTACGGCGCTTATACGCTTGAGGCATCGTGCTGTTCTTCTGACAGGCCAGGACCTACAATCATCGCTGTGGAACCTAATCCAAGAATTTTTAAATTTCTGGCCAAGTCTGTTGCTTATAACAAACTGGATAAGGTCATGCTCGTGAATGCAGCGGTTACGGACACTCTCAATAAGAAGATGTACCTTGCAGTCACCCCTTCATCCGGAAGTAGTTACATCTCTGCCAGTCCATCTCGTAGATCTTCCGGATTGGAGGTGAAGGGATTAACCCTGGATAGTATTTTGGAGGAACGACACATCTCCAGGACCGACAAATTCATCATGAAGATGGATGTGGAAGGATCTGAGCCGGCAGCTTTGCGAGGTATGGCAAGAACTCTAGCAGAATCGGCCGGTTTTCAGATGCTGCTGGAATTTAATCCGCCTGCTCTGGAGCTTCAGGGTGAGCGACCAATCGATTTACTGCAATCACTTTCGGATCTCAAACCTGAGATATTTCTCGATCTGAAGAATCCTCGACACGACCTGGTGACCATGTCAGATTATACAAGGTTTATGAAGAAGGTTTATGAAACGGAAGGTCAGTACACCAATCTTTTCTTGAGTAGAGGGCTTCGAGTTCCTAAGTCGCTCACGCTCTTGCCGCCTAATTCTGAGCCGGCAATTCAATGA
- a CDS encoding PAS domain-containing protein, with protein MKQDEAMKLCKGAAKERSDDCSRTGGLTEGTIDLTGMFSEGVSESGSFDLTEFRLKTTVKLLEAFPIPTFLVNAESEIIFANQACRRIDPSHQIGKHFPDLFPDPKAKERAASLVKDVLSHRMPLVSEGVLGTAGHTFCGRMHLRSVRMQRQRFALVMIEEIV; from the coding sequence ATGAAGCAGGATGAGGCTATGAAATTATGCAAAGGTGCGGCGAAAGAACGCTCTGATGACTGCTCCAGAACCGGTGGCTTGACCGAAGGCACTATCGATCTGACTGGAATGTTTTCAGAAGGCGTTTCCGAGTCCGGGAGTTTCGATCTGACCGAGTTCCGCTTGAAAACTACGGTCAAATTACTCGAAGCGTTCCCCATCCCGACGTTTCTTGTGAATGCCGAAAGTGAGATTATCTTTGCCAATCAGGCATGCAGGAGAATCGATCCTTCCCATCAGATCGGGAAGCATTTTCCCGATTTATTTCCCGATCCCAAGGCCAAAGAACGGGCGGCATCGCTTGTCAAAGATGTTCTCTCGCACAGAATGCCTCTCGTGAGCGAGGGAGTTCTTGGAACTGCCGGCCATACGTTTTGCGGCCGAATGCATTTGCGATCGGTCAGAATGCAGAGACAACGATTTGCCCTCGTTATGATCGAAGAGATCGTTTGA